The following are encoded in a window of Salinigranum halophilum genomic DNA:
- a CDS encoding YbaK/EbsC family protein produces MHPRATEFTAQARERYGVDLAVEEFPEGTKTAADAADAVGCDVAQIASSLAFATDGELVVVVTSGANRVSEARLADHLGVGADEVTMADPGRIADTLGWSIGGVPPFCHATAVPVLFDETLLTHETVWAAAGTPEAVFPMAPDEIRALADARVVEVTD; encoded by the coding sequence ATGCACCCACGCGCGACGGAGTTCACGGCACAGGCGAGAGAGCGATACGGCGTCGACCTCGCGGTCGAGGAGTTCCCCGAGGGGACGAAGACCGCCGCCGACGCCGCCGACGCCGTCGGCTGTGACGTGGCGCAGATAGCCAGCAGCCTCGCGTTCGCTACGGACGGGGAGCTCGTCGTCGTCGTCACCAGCGGAGCGAACCGGGTGAGCGAGGCCCGCCTCGCCGACCACCTCGGGGTCGGCGCGGACGAGGTGACGATGGCCGACCCGGGCCGAATCGCCGACACGCTCGGGTGGTCTATCGGCGGCGTCCCGCCCTTCTGTCATGCGACGGCCGTCCCAGTCCTGTTCGACGAGACCCTCCTCACTCACGAGACGGTGTGGGCTGCGGCGGGCACGCCCGAGGCCGTCTTCCCGATGGCCCCCGACGAGATTCGAGCGCTCGCCGACGCGCGGGTCGTCGAGGTGACCGACTGA
- a CDS encoding PH domain-containing protein, translating to MNRLHPRVRLVWVARAVVSATVLGVVLGVAARIVPFVPTDVVALAGVVLLFGVVHAVLRYRSWRYEIRDDSIYLERGVLTRVRTVVPFVRIQHVDSSRSPVERAVGLGRVVVYTAGSRGADVSVPGLTPVAADDLRERLKRLAIRAEGDDAV from the coding sequence ATGAACCGCCTCCACCCGCGCGTCCGACTCGTCTGGGTCGCCCGCGCCGTCGTGAGCGCGACGGTTCTCGGCGTCGTCCTCGGCGTCGCCGCTCGAATCGTCCCGTTCGTACCCACCGACGTCGTCGCGCTCGCCGGTGTCGTGCTCCTCTTCGGGGTCGTCCACGCCGTGCTCCGGTACCGCTCGTGGCGTTACGAGATCCGCGACGACTCCATCTACCTCGAACGCGGCGTCCTCACGCGCGTCCGGACGGTCGTCCCGTTCGTCCGCATCCAGCACGTCGACTCCTCGCGCAGCCCCGTCGAGCGCGCCGTCGGCCTGGGGCGTGTCGTCGTCTACACCGCGGGGTCGCGCGGCGCGGACGTCTCCGTCCCGGGACTCACGCCGGTGGCCGCCGACGACCTGCGCGAACGACTGAAACGCCTCGCCATCCGCGCGGAGGGCGACGACGCCGTATAG